The proteins below come from a single Acidimicrobiales bacterium genomic window:
- a CDS encoding nuclear transport factor 2 family protein — translation MDADRSMEAERIVRRFLDAVEARDLDALAACFSEDARYQNVPHEPAVGPDAIRRLFAPILARSEAVRWELVNAAYRPGQAFLERVDRFVIDGTEYAVACNGVYELDEARGLIIEVRDYVDLGPWRERLAHLGL, via the coding sequence ATGGACGCGGACCGGAGCATGGAGGCGGAGCGGATCGTGCGCCGGTTCCTCGACGCCGTGGAGGCCCGCGACCTCGACGCCCTGGCGGCGTGCTTCTCCGAGGACGCGCGCTACCAGAACGTCCCCCACGAGCCGGCCGTCGGCCCCGACGCCATCCGCCGGCTCTTCGCGCCGATCCTCGCTCGTTCCGAAGCGGTGCGCTGGGAGCTCGTGAACGCCGCCTACCGTCCCGGCCAGGCCTTCCTCGAGCGCGTCGACCGCTTCGTGATCGACGGCACCGAGTACGCCGTGGCCTGCAACGGCGTCTACGAGCTCGACGAGGCACGCGGCCTCATCATCGAGGTGCGCGACTACGTCGACCTCGGCCCCTGGCGGGAGCGCCTCGCGCACCTCGGGCTGTGA
- a CDS encoding amidohydrolase family protein, translated as MAEVLLQGGTLIDGTGGPPRPGTSVLIAGDKIAAVGADAPARASKDATVLDVSGLTVMPGLIDAHCHVTLGEPASNDELFHHREPAFAALLAAFNVRKILLAGVTSFLDADGIYNIGPALRDAIEAGIVEGPTMKSGGYALMTSVGGTAGRMIPDRGTAGYAEVVRTKDEMVTAVRRQVKEGADVIKIHVTGSVPTREGELQVWTLEELKVVCDTAHDLGTRVVAHCRGASSTRDAALAGVDIIFHASYLDEAALEAVVERQAALCPVFTFLANLAEHGAKAGATSSARDVFRDEMERTGPMIRRAYEAGVPLLCGSESGFSLTPYGHWHYREMEVFVEHLGLSPLEAITCGTRNGAIALGQVGEVGTIEPGRRADVLVLEGDPSQDVSILGERARFRHLFRSGRSVDLSAPWPTRATVRGEKVASWSAVPLTWDLVHP; from the coding sequence ATGGCCGAGGTGCTGCTGCAGGGCGGGACGCTCATCGACGGCACGGGAGGCCCGCCCCGCCCGGGGACCTCGGTCCTCATCGCCGGCGACAAGATCGCGGCGGTTGGCGCCGACGCGCCGGCGCGCGCGTCGAAGGACGCCACCGTCCTCGACGTGAGCGGCCTCACCGTCATGCCGGGCCTCATCGACGCACACTGCCACGTCACCCTCGGCGAGCCGGCCTCGAACGACGAGCTCTTCCACCACCGCGAGCCCGCCTTCGCCGCGCTCCTCGCCGCCTTCAACGTGCGCAAGATCCTGCTCGCCGGCGTGACGAGCTTCCTCGACGCGGACGGGATCTACAACATCGGCCCGGCGCTTCGCGACGCGATCGAGGCCGGCATCGTCGAGGGACCGACGATGAAGTCCGGGGGCTACGCCCTCATGACCTCGGTCGGCGGCACGGCAGGCCGGATGATCCCCGACCGGGGGACCGCCGGCTACGCCGAGGTCGTGCGGACGAAGGACGAGATGGTGACGGCGGTCCGGCGCCAGGTGAAGGAGGGCGCCGACGTCATCAAGATCCACGTCACCGGCAGCGTCCCGACGCGGGAGGGCGAGCTGCAGGTGTGGACCCTCGAGGAGCTGAAGGTCGTCTGCGACACCGCCCACGACCTCGGCACACGGGTCGTCGCCCACTGCCGCGGCGCCTCGAGCACGCGCGACGCCGCCCTCGCGGGGGTCGACATCATCTTCCACGCCTCCTACCTCGACGAGGCGGCCCTCGAGGCGGTCGTCGAGCGCCAGGCGGCGCTCTGCCCGGTGTTCACGTTCCTCGCCAACCTCGCCGAGCACGGGGCGAAGGCCGGCGCGACCTCGTCCGCGCGCGACGTGTTCCGAGACGAGATGGAGCGGACGGGGCCGATGATCCGGCGCGCCTACGAGGCGGGCGTGCCGCTGCTGTGCGGCTCCGAGAGCGGCTTCTCGCTCACGCCCTACGGCCACTGGCACTACCGGGAGATGGAGGTCTTCGTCGAGCACCTCGGGCTCAGCCCGCTCGAGGCGATCACGTGCGGGACGCGCAACGGCGCCATCGCCCTCGGCCAGGTCGGCGAGGTCGGCACGATCGAGCCAGGCCGGCGCGCCGACGTCCTCGTGCTCGAGGGGGACCCGTCCCAGGACGTCTCGATCCTCGGCGAGCGGGCCCGCTTCCGGCACCTCTTCCGCTCCGGGCGCAGCGTCGACCTCTCGGCGCCGTGGCCGACGCGGGCGACGGTGCGCGGCGAGAAGGTGGCGAGCTGGTCGGCGGTCCCGCTCACCTGGGACCTTGTCCACCCGTGA
- a CDS encoding enoyl-CoA hydratase/isomerase family protein has product MEEVRLDLDGPVATITVDRPERRNAVSLEVIEQLDAALGRAAAEAGAIVLRGGGERVFLSGGDLKDFAALRTQAAAAAMARRMRRVLDRIATLEVPVLAALNGDAYGGGAEVAVACDLRIAADDVRVGFVHGDLGILPAWGGVERLCALVGRGRALELLLTRRVLAGEELASFGLVERVVPRAAFEDAVTALAASLAALAPAARRGIKRLVEAAAPAARPLLEERAVDAFAAAWVADDHWRAAEAAERRRRARHATGGAASA; this is encoded by the coding sequence GTGGAGGAGGTCCGCCTCGACCTCGACGGGCCGGTGGCGACCATCACCGTCGACCGGCCCGAGCGGCGCAACGCCGTCAGCCTCGAGGTCATCGAGCAGCTCGACGCCGCCCTCGGGCGCGCCGCCGCCGAGGCCGGCGCCATCGTGCTGCGGGGCGGCGGGGAGCGGGTCTTCCTCTCCGGCGGCGACCTCAAGGACTTCGCCGCGCTGCGCACGCAGGCCGCCGCGGCGGCCATGGCGCGACGCATGCGCCGTGTCCTCGACCGCATCGCCACCTTGGAGGTGCCGGTGCTCGCTGCGCTGAACGGCGACGCCTACGGCGGCGGCGCCGAGGTGGCGGTCGCCTGCGACCTGCGGATCGCCGCGGACGACGTGCGGGTCGGCTTCGTCCACGGCGACCTCGGCATCCTGCCGGCCTGGGGCGGCGTCGAGCGGCTCTGCGCGCTCGTCGGGCGCGGGCGCGCCCTCGAGCTCCTGCTCACGCGTCGCGTGCTCGCCGGCGAGGAGCTCGCGAGCTTCGGCCTCGTCGAGCGCGTCGTGCCGCGCGCCGCGTTCGAGGACGCCGTCACCGCCCTCGCCGCCTCGCTCGCCGCGCTCGCGCCGGCCGCCCGGCGGGGGATCAAGCGCCTCGTCGAGGCCGCGGCGCCCGCCGCCCGCCCGCTCCTCGAGGAGCGAGCCGTCGACGCCTTCGCCGCGGCCTGGGTCGCCGACGACCACTGGCGCGCCGCCGAGGCGGCCGAGCGTCGGCGGCGGGCCCGGCACGCGACCGGCGGAGCGGCGAGCGCCTAG
- a CDS encoding TIGR03621 family F420-dependent LLM class oxidoreductase, with the protein MTAPGMRFGVLHMSRPASGRAFLDEVRRVEDAGFDSLLLSDHTERSPLAPIPALAAAAAVTSRLTLGSLVLCNDFRHPAILAKEALTLHLLAPGRIELGLGAGWMVQDYEQAGIRLDPPGRRIERLAETLDILASQLAGETTTRRGRHYAVSAMPAVPAPPAGSGRPRLLVGGAGRRVLALAARRADIVSLNWNLRAGRVGTAALLSGTRAATEEKLAVVGAAAPERAGHIELHVQCYFLELTDRPLDAVARFAASRGADVDPKLLLDSPHVLAGSPAELAERLAEQRESLGISYVSFYDEDAAKAAAVLARLA; encoded by the coding sequence GTGACGGCGCCGGGCATGCGCTTCGGCGTCCTGCACATGAGCCGGCCGGCCTCCGGGCGAGCCTTCCTCGACGAGGTGCGCCGCGTCGAGGACGCCGGCTTCGACAGCCTGCTGCTGAGCGACCACACCGAGCGCTCGCCCCTCGCCCCGATCCCGGCGCTCGCCGCCGCGGCTGCGGTCACCTCGAGGCTCACCCTCGGCTCGCTCGTGCTGTGCAACGACTTCCGGCACCCGGCGATCCTCGCCAAGGAGGCCCTCACCTTGCACCTGCTCGCGCCCGGGCGGATCGAGCTCGGGCTCGGGGCCGGCTGGATGGTCCAGGACTACGAGCAGGCCGGCATCCGTCTCGATCCGCCAGGACGTCGCATCGAGCGCCTCGCCGAGACGCTCGACATCCTCGCCTCCCAGCTCGCCGGCGAGACGACGACCCGTCGCGGGCGCCACTACGCGGTCTCGGCGATGCCGGCCGTCCCCGCGCCGCCGGCGGGCAGCGGACGCCCGCGCCTGCTCGTCGGGGGCGCCGGCCGGCGCGTCCTCGCGCTCGCGGCGCGCCGCGCCGACATCGTGAGCCTGAACTGGAACCTGCGCGCCGGCCGTGTCGGAACGGCCGCGCTCTTGAGCGGCACGCGCGCCGCGACCGAGGAGAAGCTCGCCGTCGTCGGCGCCGCGGCCCCCGAGCGGGCCGGGCACATCGAGCTGCACGTGCAGTGCTACTTCCTCGAGCTCACGGACCGTCCGCTCGATGCCGTGGCCCGCTTCGCGGCGAGCCGCGGCGCCGACGTGGACCCGAAGCTGCTCCTCGACTCCCCGCACGTCCTCGCCGGCAGCCCGGCCGAGCTCGCCGAGCGCCTCGCCGAGCAACGCGAGAGCCTCGGGATCTCCTACGTCTCGTTCTACGACGAGGACGCCGCGAAGGCGGCGGCCGTCCTCGCGCGCCTGGCCTAG
- a CDS encoding LLM class flavin-dependent oxidoreductase, with protein sequence MSGPAGASRLTIGVGLYTGQRFSESVGARYADAVALAGAAEAAGFDAFWVSEHHGFPDGYLPAPLVLLGACAAATSSIRLGAGVVLAPLAQPVRLAEEAAVVDHLSHGRLVLGLGIGYLDEELALFGVPRTARARRLEETVAILRRCWRGERFSFHGEHFHLDDALVTPPAFQEGGIPIWLGGYARGALERAARLADGHLVGRGAPAIVAENAAILASALSPARPFTFALNVTAVLTDRGGHPELALEAFERQQATYEEAQRGTDVYAGRVAGGAPGRLALGGIERYVDLLGSADEIAAGAASYLEGLAAFEHVHLVLRIVFPEDDLDAQLERIGRFGRDVLPRLRAAAGAAEHRRPVARAGA encoded by the coding sequence TTGAGCGGACCGGCCGGTGCGAGCAGGCTGACCATCGGCGTCGGCCTCTACACCGGCCAGCGCTTCTCCGAAAGCGTCGGCGCGCGCTACGCGGACGCGGTGGCGCTCGCCGGCGCGGCCGAGGCGGCCGGCTTCGACGCCTTCTGGGTGAGCGAGCACCACGGCTTTCCGGACGGCTACCTCCCCGCCCCCCTCGTGCTGCTCGGCGCGTGCGCGGCGGCGACGTCGTCGATCAGGCTGGGCGCGGGCGTCGTCCTCGCGCCGCTCGCCCAGCCGGTCCGCCTCGCCGAGGAGGCGGCCGTCGTCGACCACCTGTCGCACGGCCGGCTCGTCCTCGGCCTCGGCATCGGCTACCTCGACGAGGAGCTCGCGCTCTTCGGGGTGCCCCGCACGGCGCGTGCGCGACGCCTCGAGGAGACGGTCGCCATCCTCCGGCGCTGCTGGCGCGGCGAGCGCTTCTCCTTCCACGGCGAGCACTTCCACCTCGACGACGCCCTCGTGACGCCGCCGGCGTTCCAGGAGGGCGGCATCCCGATCTGGCTCGGCGGCTACGCGCGCGGCGCGCTCGAGCGCGCGGCGCGCCTCGCCGACGGCCACCTCGTCGGACGCGGCGCGCCCGCCATCGTCGCCGAGAACGCTGCGATCCTCGCCTCGGCGCTCTCCCCGGCGCGTCCGTTCACCTTCGCGCTGAACGTGACGGCGGTCCTCACCGACCGGGGCGGCCACCCCGAGCTCGCGCTCGAGGCGTTCGAGCGCCAGCAGGCGACCTACGAGGAGGCCCAGCGAGGCACCGACGTCTACGCCGGGCGCGTCGCCGGCGGCGCGCCGGGGCGCCTCGCGCTCGGGGGCATCGAGCGCTACGTCGACCTCCTGGGCTCTGCGGACGAGATCGCCGCCGGCGCCGCGTCCTACCTCGAAGGCCTGGCCGCCTTCGAGCACGTCCACCTCGTGCTGCGGATCGTGTTCCCCGAGGACGACCTCGACGCGCAGCTCGAGCGCATCGGCCGCTTCGGGCGAGACGTCCTGCCGAGGCTGCGCGCGGCGGCCGGTGCCGCCGAGCACCGGCGGCCGGTCGCCAGGGCCGGCGCCTGA
- a CDS encoding cytochrome P450, producing MTTVLGEQAALVITTMDAAKDAYRQKDLRQALYDAGEVVMAGVLVNLHGEEHRSRRRLENRLFRRDTLAHFERDLFPAVIDETLAPHVAAGRAELVSLGHQLMMNLAALNAGVDRQEGTAAETHRLYGYMMKFIEGATLAHATGDRARISDEIRAALDAFEAEFLAPSIARRAAALEQVARGELAEEALPRDVLTILLRHRDELGLTPDTLAREIAFFLLAGAHTSATAFTRALHHLFEWAKRHPEDAEAVRSDRLFVQRCVHETVRLHPSSPIGARRALEDVVLQDGTVLPRGALVVIDLVAVNRDPAVYGPDAAEFNPRRPLADGVAPYGLSFGHGMHACIGQELAAGFVSEDTGADHLYGLVTEAVMAAFERNVRPDPANPPVVDSRTARPYWASYPVLLGG from the coding sequence GTGACGACGGTGCTCGGGGAGCAGGCCGCGCTCGTCATCACGACGATGGACGCGGCGAAGGACGCCTACCGCCAGAAGGACCTGCGCCAGGCGCTCTACGACGCCGGCGAGGTCGTCATGGCGGGCGTCCTCGTCAACCTGCACGGCGAGGAGCACCGCAGCCGGCGGCGCCTCGAGAACCGCCTCTTCCGGCGCGACACCCTCGCCCACTTCGAGCGGGACCTGTTCCCGGCGGTCATCGACGAGACGCTCGCGCCCCACGTGGCGGCCGGCCGCGCCGAGCTCGTCTCGCTCGGCCACCAGCTCATGATGAACCTCGCCGCGCTGAACGCCGGGGTCGACCGGCAGGAGGGCACCGCGGCGGAGACCCACCGCCTCTACGGCTACATGATGAAGTTCATCGAGGGGGCGACCCTCGCCCACGCGACGGGCGATCGCGCCCGGATCTCGGACGAGATCCGGGCCGCGCTCGACGCCTTCGAGGCGGAGTTCCTCGCCCCGTCCATCGCCCGCCGTGCGGCCGCCCTCGAGCAGGTCGCTCGCGGCGAGCTCGCCGAGGAGGCGCTGCCGCGCGACGTCCTCACGATCCTCCTCCGCCACCGAGACGAGCTCGGACTCACCCCGGACACCTTGGCGCGCGAGATCGCCTTCTTCCTGCTGGCTGGCGCGCACACCTCGGCGACGGCCTTCACGCGCGCGCTGCACCACCTCTTCGAGTGGGCGAAGCGCCACCCGGAGGACGCCGAGGCGGTGCGCTCGGACCGCCTCTTCGTCCAGCGCTGCGTCCACGAGACCGTCCGCCTCCACCCCTCCAGCCCGATCGGCGCCCGGCGCGCCCTCGAGGACGTCGTGCTCCAGGACGGCACGGTGCTCCCCCGCGGCGCGCTCGTCGTCATCGACCTCGTCGCCGTGAACCGGGACCCTGCCGTCTACGGCCCCGACGCCGCCGAGTTCAACCCGCGCCGGCCCCTCGCCGACGGCGTCGCCCCCTACGGCCTCAGCTTCGGCCACGGCATGCACGCCTGCATCGGCCAGGAGCTCGCCGCCGGCTTCGTCTCCGAGGACACGGGCGCCGACCACCTCTACGGACTGGTCACCGAGGCGGTGATGGCGGCCTTCGAGCGCAACGTGCGGCCCGACCCCGCCAACCCCCCGGTCGTCGACTCGCGCACCGCCCGCCCGTACTGGGCGAGCTACCCGGTGCTGCTCGGCGGGTAG
- a CDS encoding ThuA domain-containing protein, with translation MRRNLLLSGGFGHDFAATSAEVAGILEQVGVVSEVVEDVEAGAAALAGEGRYDLLTVNALRWRMLDERYAAARERLAFSPSPAARDAIRAFVAGGGGLLALHSATICFDDWPEWGDILGAAWRWGRSSHPPVASAIVHVVTGSHPIVEGLSDFEIVDEIYGFLDVRPDVVALLTSAHGGAQHPLVWARRYGAGRVVYDALGHDTRSYAHPAQRAIVSRAAAWLLSEEAASVGHEDHGRETGR, from the coding sequence GTGAGGCGGAACCTCCTCCTGTCGGGCGGCTTCGGCCACGACTTCGCGGCCACCTCCGCCGAGGTCGCGGGGATCCTCGAACAGGTCGGCGTCGTCTCCGAGGTCGTCGAGGACGTCGAGGCCGGCGCGGCAGCGCTCGCCGGGGAGGGTCGCTACGACCTGCTCACCGTGAACGCGCTGCGCTGGCGCATGCTCGACGAGCGCTACGCCGCGGCGCGCGAGCGCCTCGCCTTCTCGCCCTCGCCCGCCGCCCGGGACGCGATCCGCGCCTTCGTCGCCGGCGGCGGGGGTCTGCTCGCGCTGCACAGCGCGACGATCTGCTTCGACGACTGGCCGGAGTGGGGCGACATTCTCGGCGCCGCTTGGCGCTGGGGCCGCTCGAGCCACCCCCCGGTCGCGAGCGCGATCGTGCACGTCGTCACGGGGTCCCACCCCATCGTCGAGGGGCTCTCGGACTTCGAGATCGTCGACGAGATCTACGGCTTCCTCGACGTCCGGCCCGACGTCGTGGCCCTCCTCACCTCGGCGCACGGCGGCGCGCAGCACCCCCTCGTCTGGGCGCGCCGCTACGGCGCGGGCCGCGTCGTCTACGACGCGCTCGGCCACGACACGCGCTCGTACGCGCATCCCGCCCAGCGCGCGATCGTGTCGCGCGCCGCGGCGTGGCTGCTGTCCGAGGAAGCGGCCAGCGTCGGCCACGAGGATCACGGAAGGGAGACAGGCAGGTGA
- a CDS encoding SDR family NAD(P)-dependent oxidoreductase — translation MGLALVTGAARGIGAAICRRLAADGWQVAGLDRDEAALEAAGDATARRFACDVTDERAVEEVLAVLGEAPRLVVNNAGIVRFGPLLELDLEAFRAVVEVNLVGTFVVARAAARAMAAAGGGAIVNITSMNGVAPGPNAGAYGATKAGVALLTQQMALEWGPRGIRVNAVAPGLIDAGMSEPIYADPAARAARESKVPLGRLGRAEDVAALVSFLGSDEAAYITGQNILVDGGVTASVIAHLPRPAAVDTVGLRP, via the coding sequence ATGGGACTCGCCCTCGTAACCGGGGCGGCGCGCGGGATCGGCGCCGCGATCTGCCGCCGCCTCGCCGCCGACGGCTGGCAGGTCGCCGGCCTCGACCGCGACGAGGCGGCGCTCGAGGCGGCGGGCGACGCGACGGCACGCCGCTTCGCCTGCGACGTGACCGACGAGCGCGCCGTCGAGGAGGTCCTCGCCGTCCTCGGCGAGGCGCCACGCCTCGTCGTCAACAACGCCGGCATCGTCCGCTTCGGGCCGCTCCTCGAGCTCGACCTCGAGGCCTTTCGCGCCGTCGTCGAGGTGAACCTCGTCGGGACGTTCGTCGTCGCGCGCGCCGCGGCGCGCGCGATGGCCGCAGCCGGGGGCGGCGCGATCGTGAACATCACCTCGATGAACGGGGTCGCCCCGGGGCCGAACGCCGGCGCCTACGGCGCGACGAAGGCGGGTGTCGCCCTCCTCACCCAGCAGATGGCGCTGGAGTGGGGGCCGCGCGGCATCCGGGTGAACGCGGTCGCTCCCGGCCTCATCGACGCCGGGATGTCCGAGCCGATCTACGCGGACCCCGCCGCACGCGCCGCACGCGAGTCGAAGGTGCCGCTCGGGCGCCTCGGGCGGGCCGAGGACGTCGCCGCCCTCGTGTCCTTCCTCGGCTCCGACGAGGCCGCCTACATCACGGGACAGAACATCCTCGTCGACGGCGGCGTCACGGCGAGCGTCATCGCGCACCTGCCGCGACCGGCCGCCGTCGACACGGTGGGGCTCCGGCCGTGA
- a CDS encoding Dabb family protein, with product MLRHVVVMRFLAGTPPEAVEAVEAGLAELPARIAEVRAFAFGRDAGLAAGNADLAVVADFDDAAAYASYAAHPAHVELVATRIRPILAERSAVQFLLDGDGRVGVGR from the coding sequence GTGCTGCGTCACGTCGTCGTGATGCGCTTCCTCGCCGGGACGCCGCCCGAGGCCGTCGAGGCCGTCGAGGCCGGCCTCGCCGAGCTGCCGGCGCGCATCGCTGAGGTGCGGGCCTTCGCCTTCGGGCGCGACGCCGGGCTCGCCGCGGGCAACGCGGACCTCGCCGTCGTCGCCGACTTCGACGACGCGGCCGCCTACGCCTCGTACGCCGCCCACCCGGCGCACGTCGAGCTCGTGGCGACCCGGATCCGGCCGATCCTCGCCGAGCGCTCGGCCGTCCAGTTCCTCCTCGACGGGGACGGCCGCGTCGGAGTCGGACGGTGA
- a CDS encoding SDR family NAD(P)-dependent oxidoreductase, translating to MRALVTGAGRGIGAAVAARLEADGFEVIRLDRVPAEQVVVCDVADERAVEEVAASCGEVDVLVNNAATWRFGPLEEVTGAQFAEVLAVNVLGAFHCTRAFGRSMLARGRGSIVNVISIAAPLADPGVGGYSASKAALLALTRQTALEWGPRNVRCNAVGPGLVPTPGTSFYADPGLAEARRAAVPLRRLGTPADVAEAVAFLASERAAYVTGQALYVDGGLSQALMALLAGAGGGLR from the coding sequence GTGAGGGCGCTCGTCACCGGCGCGGGGCGCGGCATCGGCGCCGCGGTCGCCGCCCGGCTGGAGGCCGACGGCTTCGAGGTGATCCGCCTCGATCGCGTCCCCGCCGAGCAGGTGGTGGTCTGCGACGTCGCCGACGAGCGCGCCGTCGAGGAGGTCGCCGCTTCCTGCGGCGAGGTCGACGTCCTCGTCAACAACGCCGCGACGTGGCGCTTCGGTCCGCTCGAGGAGGTGACCGGCGCCCAGTTCGCGGAGGTGCTCGCCGTGAACGTCCTCGGGGCCTTCCACTGCACGCGGGCCTTCGGCCGGTCGATGCTCGCGCGCGGCCGAGGCTCGATCGTGAACGTCATCTCGATCGCCGCCCCGCTCGCCGATCCCGGCGTCGGGGGGTACTCCGCCTCGAAGGCGGCGCTGCTCGCGCTGACGCGCCAGACGGCGCTCGAGTGGGGGCCGCGCAATGTCCGCTGCAACGCCGTCGGTCCGGGCCTCGTGCCGACCCCGGGGACCAGCTTCTACGCGGACCCGGGCCTCGCCGAGGCGCGCCGCGCGGCCGTGCCGCTGCGGCGGCTCGGCACGCCGGCGGACGTCGCCGAGGCCGTCGCCTTCCTCGCCTCCGAGCGCGCCGCCTACGTCACCGGCCAGGCGCTCTACGTCGACGGGGGGCTCTCCCAGGCCCTCATGGCGCTCCTCGCCGGCGCCGGTGGAGGGCTGCGGTGA
- a CDS encoding TIM barrel protein has product MKDAPISLAAATVAWATPAEAVSLAAAAGYDAVGVRCDERLATPRALEETARRLEATGLWALDLEVVRIRPGDDAEATRALVAVGERLRARYVLVVSEDPDPGRTTARFFETCELAAEAGLRAALEFMAFTTVRTLAEALAVVEAAGHPAGGVVVDPLHLARSGGNPGELAGVERRLLAYLQLCDAPGRAPTGEDALATEARHHRLLPGTGELPLRAFLAAAPRLAVSVEVPSDELRARHGTALAPLALEATRSLLGEVRGQAPTGGRAERGRAELEGAEQEGVVRA; this is encoded by the coding sequence GTGAAGGACGCGCCGATCTCGCTCGCAGCGGCGACGGTCGCCTGGGCGACGCCGGCCGAGGCCGTCTCGCTCGCCGCCGCCGCCGGCTACGACGCCGTCGGCGTGCGCTGCGACGAGCGCCTCGCGACGCCACGGGCGCTCGAGGAGACCGCGCGGCGCCTCGAAGCGACCGGGCTGTGGGCCCTCGACCTCGAGGTCGTGCGGATCCGCCCCGGTGACGACGCCGAGGCGACGCGCGCCCTCGTCGCCGTCGGCGAGCGCCTGCGGGCCCGCTACGTGCTCGTCGTGAGCGAGGACCCCGACCCCGGTCGCACCACGGCGCGCTTCTTCGAGACGTGCGAGCTCGCCGCCGAGGCGGGCCTGCGTGCCGCGCTCGAGTTCATGGCCTTCACGACGGTGCGCACGCTCGCCGAGGCGCTCGCCGTCGTCGAGGCGGCCGGCCACCCTGCCGGCGGGGTCGTCGTCGACCCGCTCCACCTGGCGCGCTCGGGTGGCAACCCCGGCGAGCTCGCCGGCGTCGAGCGGCGGCTGCTCGCGTACCTCCAGCTGTGCGACGCGCCCGGCCGGGCGCCGACCGGCGAGGACGCCCTCGCGACCGAGGCGCGCCACCACCGCCTCCTGCCCGGGACCGGCGAGCTGCCGCTTCGCGCCTTCCTCGCGGCCGCGCCCAGGCTGGCGGTGAGCGTCGAGGTGCCGTCGGACGAGCTGCGGGCGCGGCACGGCACGGCCCTCGCGCCGCTCGCGCTCGAGGCGACGCGCTCGCTGCTCGGCGAGGTGCGAGGCCAAGCGCCGACCGGCGGGCGCGCCGAGCGCGGCAGGGCAGAGCTGGAAGGGGCAGAGCAGGAAGGGGTGGTGCGCGCATGA
- a CDS encoding ferredoxin, which translates to MRAGGRAEAPGGAGAMTLRARVDRSLCMSSGRCVGDAPAQFRFDADELAEAIPGAPALEEDVALRIARNCPAGAISLFREDGAEVPLR; encoded by the coding sequence GTGCGGGCCGGCGGGCGCGCCGAGGCGCCCGGGGGCGCTGGTGCGATGACGCTGCGGGCGCGTGTCGACCGCAGCCTCTGCATGAGCTCGGGTCGCTGCGTCGGCGACGCGCCGGCACAGTTCCGCTTCGACGCCGACGAGCTCGCGGAGGCGATCCCGGGCGCGCCGGCGCTCGAGGAGGACGTCGCGCTGCGGATCGCCCGCAACTGCCCGGCTGGCGCCATCTCGCTGTTCCGCGAGGACGGCGCCGAGGTCCCGCTCCGTTGA